Proteins from a genomic interval of Desulfofustis limnaeus:
- the glnH gene encoding glutamine ABC transporter substrate-binding protein GlnH, with product MKKLLTIVLTAALALSLTAMAQAKKIIVGHDTNFMPFEFKDPDSGKYVGFDIDMWTLIAESLGIEYELQPMDFNGLIPALQSGNIDAAIAGMTIKSEREKVVDFAYPYYDAGLMILVRSDNEDIKNLEDLEGKVVATKLGTTSEDFVKKNAKAKDVSLFPNIDGAYMELATGGAEAVLFDSPAVMYYAQTAGKGKAKVVGPLYMGQSYGIAFPAGSELREKVTIEILNLMESGKYAELYKKWFGTEPK from the coding sequence ATGAAAAAACTGCTGACTATCGTATTGACCGCAGCCCTGGCGTTATCGCTGACAGCCATGGCGCAAGCCAAGAAGATTATCGTTGGACACGACACCAACTTCATGCCTTTTGAGTTCAAGGATCCGGACAGCGGCAAGTATGTCGGTTTCGATATCGACATGTGGACCCTGATTGCCGAGAGCCTGGGCATCGAATACGAGCTGCAGCCGATGGATTTCAACGGACTCATTCCGGCCCTGCAGTCCGGAAATATCGACGCCGCCATCGCCGGCATGACCATCAAGAGTGAGCGCGAGAAGGTGGTGGATTTTGCTTATCCCTACTACGATGCCGGCTTGATGATCCTTGTGCGCAGTGACAACGAAGACATCAAGAATCTGGAAGACCTGGAAGGCAAGGTTGTCGCCACCAAACTGGGGACCACCAGTGAGGACTTCGTCAAGAAGAACGCCAAGGCCAAAGACGTCAGCCTGTTTCCCAACATCGACGGAGCCTACATGGAACTCGCCACCGGCGGAGCCGAAGCGGTGCTGTTCGATTCTCCGGCCGTCATGTATTACGCCCAGACGGCAGGCAAGGGGAAAGCCAAAGTGGTCGGCCCGCTGTACATGGGTCAGAGCTATGGCATTGCCTTTCCGGCCGGCAGCGAACTGCGCGAGAAGGTGACCATTGAGATCCTCAACCTGATGGAATCGGGCAAGTACGCTGAACTGTACAAAAAATGGTTCGGAACTGAACCGAAATAA
- a CDS encoding amino acid ABC transporter ATP-binding protein — protein MIEIKNLHKSFDKLEVLKGIDLNIEPGEVVVIVGASGSGKSTLLRCINKLEELTSGEIKVDGFSLTDKTTDINMIRTEAGMVFQQFNLFPHMTALQNVTLGPLKVRRMKTAEANKLGMELLAKVGLEDKARVYPDQLSGGQKQRVAIARSLALRPKVMLFDEPTSALDPELVGEVLEVMKTLAKEGMTMVVVTHEMGFAREVADRVIFVDNGVILEEAPPHEFFSNPKFERTRNFLGKVQKPTIG, from the coding sequence ATGATTGAAATCAAAAATTTGCACAAATCGTTTGACAAGCTGGAAGTGCTCAAAGGCATCGACCTGAATATCGAGCCGGGCGAGGTGGTGGTTATTGTCGGCGCTTCGGGGTCGGGCAAGAGTACGCTGCTGCGCTGTATCAACAAACTGGAAGAGCTTACCAGTGGTGAGATCAAGGTGGACGGTTTCAGTCTGACGGATAAGACAACCGATATCAATATGATACGGACTGAGGCCGGAATGGTGTTCCAGCAGTTCAATCTCTTTCCCCACATGACGGCGCTGCAAAACGTTACCCTCGGCCCCCTGAAGGTGCGCCGGATGAAGACAGCCGAGGCGAATAAACTCGGTATGGAGCTGTTGGCCAAGGTCGGGCTGGAAGACAAGGCCCGCGTCTATCCCGATCAGTTGTCCGGCGGCCAGAAGCAGCGAGTGGCCATCGCCCGTTCTCTCGCTTTGAGGCCCAAGGTCATGTTGTTTGATGAACCGACTAGCGCCCTTGATCCGGAACTGGTGGGAGAAGTGCTGGAGGTCATGAAAACCCTGGCAAAGGAAGGCATGACGATGGTTGTCGTCACCCATGAAATGGGGTTTGCCAGAGAGGTGGCCGATCGAGTCATCTTCGTTGATAACGGCGTTATTCTGGAAGAAGCGCCCCCGCACGAGTTCTTCAGCAATCCCAAGTTCGAGCGAACCAGAAATTTTCTGGGGAAAGTGCAAAAACCCACCATCGGTTGA
- a CDS encoding amino acid ABC transporter permease, with translation MAFDFDASVMWDSVPILLTGIRLTIIITIVGLFFGFIFGATAGLLKLSRNVFLRKLAGAYIESIRGTPLMVQVMFLYFGLPMAIGIRIPPLTAGIVTIALNSGAYIAEIVRGAVQSINPGQMEAARSIGLTRFQAMRYVVWPQALKRMIPPLGNQFIISLKDTSLLVVIGVGELTRTGQEIISVNFRAFEVWLTVAIMYLVLTMTISKILSVVEEKVFHVRR, from the coding sequence ATGGCCTTTGACTTCGACGCCAGTGTCATGTGGGATTCGGTCCCCATCCTGCTGACCGGCATCCGGCTGACCATCATTATTACCATCGTCGGGCTGTTTTTCGGATTCATCTTCGGAGCAACCGCCGGGTTGTTGAAGCTCTCCCGCAATGTCTTTCTGCGCAAACTGGCAGGGGCCTATATCGAGTCGATCCGGGGCACGCCATTGATGGTTCAGGTGATGTTTCTCTACTTCGGCCTGCCCATGGCCATCGGCATCCGGATCCCCCCGCTGACCGCTGGGATTGTCACCATCGCCCTGAACTCCGGCGCCTATATCGCGGAGATCGTGCGCGGCGCCGTCCAGTCGATCAATCCCGGTCAGATGGAGGCGGCGCGCTCCATCGGGCTTACCCGGTTTCAGGCCATGCGCTACGTGGTTTGGCCGCAGGCGCTGAAGCGGATGATTCCGCCTCTGGGCAATCAGTTCATCATCAGCCTCAAGGACACCTCGTTGCTCGTGGTCATCGGTGTGGGTGAGTTGACCAGGACCGGCCAGGAAATCATCTCGGTTAATTTCCGGGCCTTCGAGGTCTGGCTTACCGTTGCCATCATGTATCTGGTCCTGACCATGACCATATCCAAGATCCTCAGCGTCGTGGAAGAAAAAGTGTTCCACGTGCGGCGTTAA
- a CDS encoding dimethylarginine dimethylaminohydrolase family protein, which translates to MTAAQCCYSFTAAIVRAPSHSVVHGLRAADHGNPDYHELLKQHDAYRDALRSAGLETTVLPPLEDYPDSIFVEDVALVFSQGAILLRPGAATRQGESEQIKATLNELFATVLTIPPPGRVDGGDVLVLPEAVVIGLSGRTDRTGAAALADCLAAFGLRSEIARTPPGGLHFKSECSLVDEETVLVTRRLASLTAFAKMRRLVVPEGEEPAANVLRINHLLLASAGYPRTLDLLDQHGSTVVPLETSEIEKIDAGLTCMSLRWYR; encoded by the coding sequence ATGACTGCTGCTCAGTGCTGTTATTCGTTCACCGCTGCCATTGTGCGTGCGCCGTCCCACTCGGTGGTCCACGGGCTGAGGGCGGCTGATCACGGCAACCCAGACTACCACGAACTGCTCAAGCAGCATGACGCCTATCGTGACGCCTTGCGTTCGGCAGGGCTGGAGACCACCGTCCTGCCACCTCTGGAGGACTATCCGGACAGCATCTTTGTCGAAGATGTCGCTCTCGTTTTCAGTCAGGGAGCGATCTTGCTACGCCCAGGGGCCGCCACTCGCCAGGGCGAAAGCGAACAGATCAAGGCGACCCTCAACGAGTTGTTCGCCACGGTACTCACCATCCCCCCACCCGGTCGGGTCGATGGTGGTGATGTTCTGGTGCTGCCGGAGGCGGTAGTGATCGGCCTCTCCGGGCGCACCGACCGGACCGGAGCCGCAGCGCTGGCCGATTGCCTTGCCGCCTTTGGCCTCCGCAGCGAAATAGCCCGTACGCCACCGGGTGGGCTGCATTTCAAGAGCGAATGTTCGCTGGTAGACGAAGAAACCGTGCTGGTCACCCGCCGCCTGGCTTCATTGACGGCCTTTGCGAAGATGCGCCGTCTGGTGGTCCCTGAAGGGGAAGAACCAGCAGCCAACGTCCTTCGCATCAACCACCTCCTGCTGGCCAGCGCCGGCTATCCCCGCACCCTCGATCTGCTCGACCAACACGGCAGCACCGTCGTTCCCCTGGAGACGAGCGAAATTGAGAAAATCGATGCCGGGCTCACCTGCATGTCGCTGCGCTGGTACCGCTGA
- a CDS encoding glutamine synthetase family protein, producing the protein MTMDDMQDHLRNLDATKIFFTDLNGRLMSLPVNPAHLPAILRDGIGFDGSSIAGMARVDNSDRQLFPDIDSLRIITFKEQTLGCFIGRIFNERGLRSQADPRAVLERVIEEAEKEYGYRFLLGPEHEFFLLSGDEFGEKKHSDEAGYFVATPHDKGERVRNRIIAILAQCGIEFEKAHHEVTPSQHEINLVPTRPLDAADRTVIFNHITHQVAREFGYYATFMPKPFDNQNRSAFHIHLSMSDLDGNNVFYDADQEYGLSTTARQFIGGIIKYGRETSLVMASTFNSYKAYVVEREAPVIRGWGLKNRSSMVRIPYAVNPQSTRIELRNPDPCGNPYLQMATLIAMGLRGIEEKLDCGRPDRGSAYGYMRNHRIWDQRLLPKSMFEALVEAERSKFLPEVLGKRIYDSYMALKTADWEEHRTHVTPREWERYLGN; encoded by the coding sequence ATGACCATGGACGACATGCAAGACCATCTGCGAAACCTCGATGCAACCAAGATCTTCTTTACCGATCTCAACGGCAGGTTGATGAGTCTCCCGGTGAACCCGGCGCATCTGCCGGCCATCCTGCGTGACGGTATTGGCTTCGATGGCTCGTCGATAGCTGGAATGGCGCGGGTGGACAATAGTGACCGTCAACTCTTTCCAGATATCGACAGCCTGCGTATCATCACGTTCAAGGAGCAGACGCTCGGCTGTTTCATTGGGCGCATCTTCAATGAACGCGGCCTGCGTTCACAGGCCGACCCACGGGCGGTACTGGAGCGCGTCATCGAGGAGGCGGAAAAGGAGTATGGATATCGATTTCTGCTCGGTCCGGAACATGAATTCTTTCTGCTCTCCGGCGACGAGTTCGGCGAGAAAAAACATTCCGACGAAGCCGGTTATTTCGTTGCCACCCCGCATGACAAAGGGGAGCGGGTGCGCAACCGGATCATCGCTATTCTTGCCCAATGCGGTATCGAATTCGAGAAAGCCCACCATGAAGTGACCCCATCGCAACATGAGATCAATCTGGTGCCGACCCGGCCCCTCGACGCCGCCGACCGCACGGTCATCTTTAATCACATTACCCATCAGGTGGCTCGTGAATTCGGCTATTATGCCACCTTCATGCCGAAACCGTTCGATAACCAGAACCGCAGCGCCTTTCATATCCATCTGTCCATGTCCGATCTGGACGGGAACAACGTGTTCTACGATGCCGACCAGGAATACGGCCTGAGCACCACGGCTCGGCAGTTCATCGGCGGGATCATCAAATATGGACGGGAAACCTCGTTGGTCATGGCCTCGACCTTTAATTCCTACAAAGCCTATGTCGTCGAGCGGGAAGCGCCGGTGATTCGTGGCTGGGGGCTAAAAAACCGCAGCTCCATGGTCCGTATTCCTTACGCGGTGAATCCTCAGAGCACCCGCATCGAGTTGCGCAATCCTGACCCGTGCGGAAACCCCTATCTGCAGATGGCCACGCTGATCGCCATGGGGTTGCGCGGGATCGAAGAGAAGCTCGATTGTGGTCGTCCTGATCGCGGCAGCGCCTACGGATACATGAGAAATCACCGGATCTGGGATCAACGGCTCTTGCCGAAATCCATGTTCGAGGCGCTGGTGGAGGCGGAGCGCAGTAAATTCCTGCCGGAAGTCCTGGGAAAACGGATATACGACAGTTATATGGCATTGAAGACCGCTGACTGGGAGGAGCATCGAACCCATGTGACTCCCCGGGAATGGGAGCGGTATCTCGGCAACTGA
- the cobO gene encoding cob(I)yrinic acid a,c-diamide adenosyltransferase has product MKSYLQVYTGNGKGKTTAAFGLALRAVGAGKKVFFAQFVKGRSYSEIKAVEQWLPPITVRQYGRGCFIVKEPEQADIDVARQGLAEIQAVLRSGEYGLVILDEAAIALHYRLFTVDELLEAIRSRHQATEVVVTGRYAPPELVAAADLVTEMKEIKHYFNDGVVAREGVEY; this is encoded by the coding sequence ATGAAGAGCTATCTGCAGGTCTATACCGGTAATGGCAAGGGGAAGACGACGGCCGCTTTCGGCTTGGCCCTGCGAGCGGTCGGCGCCGGCAAAAAGGTGTTCTTTGCCCAGTTCGTCAAAGGGAGATCATATTCCGAGATCAAAGCCGTTGAGCAATGGCTCCCTCCTATCACCGTCAGGCAGTATGGGCGTGGCTGTTTCATTGTCAAGGAGCCGGAGCAGGCGGACATCGATGTCGCCCGTCAAGGACTGGCCGAAATTCAGGCAGTTCTTCGGTCGGGCGAATATGGCTTGGTGATTCTTGACGAGGCCGCTATCGCTCTTCATTACCGATTGTTCACGGTCGATGAACTGCTTGAGGCGATCCGATCCCGCCACCAGGCTACCGAGGTCGTCGTCACCGGTCGTTACGCACCACCGGAACTGGTCGCCGCCGCCGATCTCGTTACCGAGATGAAAGAAATCAAGCATTACTTCAACGATGGCGTGGTCGCTCGGGAAGGTGTCGAGTATTGA
- a CDS encoding acyl-[acyl-carrier-protein] thioesterase encodes MKIEKTQTVQVSDVATDRKLRLDALFSIFQEMAVRHTQRVGLSLHELLESGHTWVLSRAVVRIEELPLLDETIIVTTWSRGVRRFKGFREFVIDRHGHAVIAASTLWVYLDTRKGRPTRVPDNYEARYGLVSDQAVDGAIEELLFPALDRPDYQLTVATRISDYDVNGHVNNAVMLQYLETAIYRYHGSETAVAGISLVFQREIPLSVREVTVAVQQIPEGCLFTIGAGEAQFVTGSATLQAVVSQDNRPHYD; translated from the coding sequence ATGAAGATCGAGAAAACGCAAACGGTACAGGTCAGCGACGTCGCCACGGATCGGAAGCTCCGCCTGGACGCGCTGTTCAGCATCTTTCAGGAAATGGCCGTACGGCATACCCAGCGCGTCGGGTTATCGTTGCATGAGCTGCTCGAATCGGGACACACCTGGGTGCTGAGTCGCGCCGTGGTCCGGATCGAGGAGCTCCCGCTGCTGGACGAGACGATAATCGTCACCACCTGGTCGAGAGGCGTCAGACGCTTCAAGGGTTTTCGAGAATTCGTCATTGATCGCCACGGCCACGCGGTCATTGCCGCCTCAACGCTTTGGGTCTATCTTGATACGCGCAAAGGGCGACCGACCCGGGTGCCGGACAACTATGAGGCCAGGTACGGTCTGGTTTCCGACCAGGCGGTCGACGGTGCCATTGAAGAGCTGCTTTTTCCCGCTCTGGACCGCCCCGATTACCAGCTCACCGTTGCCACCCGGATCTCGGATTACGACGTCAACGGCCATGTGAACAACGCGGTCATGCTGCAGTACCTGGAGACGGCGATCTACCGATATCATGGGTCGGAGACCGCGGTGGCCGGGATCAGCCTGGTCTTTCAGAGGGAAATCCCGTTGTCGGTTCGTGAAGTGACGGTCGCTGTCCAGCAGATCCCGGAGGGCTGCCTGTTTACGATCGGTGCCGGCGAAGCCCAGTTCGTCACCGGAAGCGCTACCCTGCAGGCCGTGGTCAGTCAGGATAACCGTCCTCACTACGATTGA
- a CDS encoding tyrosine-type recombinase/integrase: MSNKFNFTDNKIRTVQPIADQKRGYYYDTKTAGLRLQVTASGTKSFQFQAWDAKRGRPATRTLGKYPAISINKARELALRAMTALSDGVDIENEAQRLRDEDTLDTVFERWLDQFAIPHKKSWPEDVRRYDLYIKKPLGNKRVSWFSAAKIRAWHNKITTMPKQRGEGTLTQSTANRALALLSTVFNQSLPEIPNPCRSVKKFHEESRDRFLQPDELKRFFEALLHDDTPETLRDYVLISLFTGARRSNNLSMMWNEISFERGVWIIPAKKSKNGSTMVVPLVEEALEILQKRKQQTRSVFVFPGSGKTGHYLEPKRAWKSLITRANLQDIRLHDLRRTMGSWQTMTGASSTIVGKTLGHKSPEATAVYARLNLDPVRTSMAVAVKAMLANQLTSEKIKLIREVEKS; this comes from the coding sequence ATGTCTAATAAATTCAATTTCACAGACAACAAGATCCGCACTGTCCAGCCAATTGCTGATCAAAAACGTGGTTATTACTACGATACGAAGACCGCAGGACTCAGGTTGCAAGTGACAGCATCCGGGACCAAGTCTTTCCAGTTTCAGGCATGGGATGCCAAGCGGGGCCGACCAGCCACACGCACTCTTGGTAAATACCCGGCCATTTCTATCAATAAAGCTAGAGAGTTAGCACTGAGGGCAATGACGGCCCTAAGCGACGGTGTTGATATCGAAAACGAGGCTCAACGGCTGCGAGACGAAGATACGCTCGATACCGTTTTCGAGCGATGGTTAGATCAATTCGCTATACCTCACAAGAAATCGTGGCCCGAGGATGTCCGCCGTTATGATCTCTACATAAAGAAACCGCTTGGCAACAAACGAGTATCGTGGTTTTCAGCTGCGAAAATCAGAGCGTGGCATAACAAGATCACCACCATGCCTAAACAACGCGGGGAAGGAACCTTAACGCAGAGCACAGCTAACCGCGCCCTCGCCCTTCTGAGCACCGTATTCAATCAGTCATTGCCGGAGATCCCGAATCCCTGTCGTAGCGTCAAGAAATTTCATGAGGAATCGAGAGATCGATTTCTCCAGCCGGATGAACTGAAAAGGTTTTTCGAGGCGCTCCTCCATGACGACACACCGGAAACTCTCCGTGACTACGTTCTCATATCTCTTTTCACCGGGGCACGACGGTCGAACAACCTGTCGATGATGTGGAACGAAATATCCTTCGAAAGGGGCGTCTGGATCATCCCTGCCAAAAAGAGCAAAAATGGCAGTACGATGGTAGTCCCGCTCGTTGAAGAGGCTCTGGAAATCCTCCAGAAACGGAAGCAACAAACACGCTCGGTATTCGTTTTCCCCGGATCTGGCAAAACGGGTCACTATCTGGAACCCAAAAGGGCTTGGAAGTCGCTGATCACTAGAGCAAATCTTCAAGACATCCGTCTTCACGATCTGAGACGGACCATGGGAAGTTGGCAGACGATGACAGGGGCGAGTTCGACCATTGTCGGCAAAACTCTTGGACACAAATCACCGGAAGCTACGGCAGTTTACGCACGGCTCAATCTCGACCCGGTACGGACCAGCATGGCCGTCGCCGTCAAAGCAATGTTGGCGAACCAGCTTACCTCAGAAAAAATCAAGTTAATTAGAGAGGTTGAGAAGAGCTAG
- the yedE gene encoding YedE family putative selenium transporter, with protein sequence MDIIKRFFAGRWGIMSVGAVIGVLAALLQYWGNPANMGICVACFERDLAGALGLHRAEVVQYLRPEIIGFVLGALLSSYLFKEFRPRAGSAPIARFILGIFAMIGALVFLGCPWRAVLRLAGGDGNAILGLAGLATGIGIGAYFLKNGYNLGRAQKTYSSVGWLMPLVMIGFLLLLLFNPQAAGEPKSGVLFFSVKGPGAAHAPLAVSLVAGLVIGVLAQRSRFCTMGAIRDLLLFRQTHLMSGFLALLVFAFAANLVLGQFKPGFSGQPVAHTMQVWNFAGMVLAGLAFALAGGCPGRQLFMAGEGDGDAAVFVCGMLVGAAFAHNFGLASSPAGVGPNGIAAVVIGLAVCLFIGFTMRKTA encoded by the coding sequence ATGGATATTATCAAAAGGTTTTTTGCCGGTCGTTGGGGCATTATGAGCGTTGGTGCGGTTATCGGAGTGCTCGCCGCGTTGCTTCAGTACTGGGGCAATCCGGCCAACATGGGCATCTGCGTCGCCTGCTTTGAGCGTGATCTGGCCGGGGCACTCGGTCTGCACCGGGCCGAGGTGGTGCAGTATCTGCGTCCCGAAATCATCGGATTCGTTCTGGGAGCCTTACTCTCCTCCTATCTGTTCAAGGAGTTCCGGCCTCGCGCCGGCTCGGCACCGATTGCCCGTTTCATCCTTGGAATTTTCGCGATGATTGGCGCCCTGGTCTTCCTCGGTTGTCCATGGCGTGCGGTGCTACGGCTGGCCGGTGGCGACGGTAACGCCATCCTCGGCCTGGCCGGTTTGGCCACCGGCATTGGCATTGGCGCCTATTTCCTGAAGAACGGTTACAACCTGGGGCGGGCGCAAAAGACGTATTCCTCCGTCGGCTGGCTCATGCCGTTGGTCATGATCGGTTTTCTCCTGCTGTTGTTGTTCAATCCCCAGGCGGCCGGTGAGCCGAAGAGCGGTGTGTTGTTCTTCAGCGTCAAGGGGCCGGGGGCGGCCCATGCACCGCTGGCGGTATCGCTGGTCGCCGGGCTGGTGATTGGGGTGCTGGCCCAACGCAGTCGTTTCTGCACGATGGGTGCTATCCGCGACTTGCTTCTGTTTCGACAGACCCACCTGATGAGCGGATTTTTGGCCTTGCTCGTGTTTGCCTTTGCCGCCAATCTCGTGCTCGGTCAGTTTAAACCGGGATTTTCTGGACAACCGGTGGCGCATACCATGCAGGTATGGAATTTCGCCGGTATGGTTCTGGCCGGGTTGGCCTTTGCTCTGGCCGGTGGTTGCCCCGGTCGGCAATTGTTCATGGCCGGTGAAGGCGACGGCGATGCCGCCGTTTTTGTCTGCGGCATGCTGGTCGGGGCCGCATTTGCCCATAATTTCGGTTTGGCCAGTTCTCCGGCCGGGGTTGGTCCCAATGGTATCGCCGCAGTGGTGATCGGTCTGGCAGTGTGCCTTTTCATCGGTTTCACCATGCGCAAGACGGCGTAA
- a CDS encoding HAD family hydrolase, which produces MFTLNVPAYGSLTITHCVTDYTGTLSVDGRVVPGVRDGLRELAKLVEVHVLTSDTFGTARQELADTPCTLHILTGENHTGQKETYVQRLGAEQVIALGNGNNDRLMLQAARIGVAVMLAEGCAAQALNAADILVFSPLDAFNLLLSPNRLKAVLRS; this is translated from the coding sequence ATGTTCACCCTCAACGTGCCCGCGTACGGCTCCCTGACCATCACCCATTGCGTAACTGACTACACCGGAACCTTGTCCGTTGACGGCAGGGTCGTGCCGGGTGTACGAGACGGGCTGCGTGAATTGGCCAAATTGGTCGAGGTGCATGTGCTCACCTCCGACACGTTCGGTACGGCTCGGCAGGAATTAGCGGACACGCCCTGCACGCTGCACATCCTGACCGGTGAGAATCATACCGGCCAGAAGGAGACCTATGTCCAGCGACTGGGGGCCGAACAGGTCATTGCTCTGGGGAACGGCAACAATGATCGTCTGATGCTCCAAGCGGCCCGGATCGGTGTTGCCGTTATGCTTGCCGAAGGATGCGCCGCGCAAGCGCTCAACGCGGCCGACATCCTGGTCTTCTCCCCGCTCGACGCGTTCAACCTCCTGCTCTCCCCAAACCGGCTCAAAGCGGTTCTCCGCAGCTGA
- a CDS encoding PaaI family thioesterase, translating to MDTETAKTFFSRDRYAALSGIEILEAAPGFCRTCLRVEEKHLNAAGVVQGGAIFTLADLAFAVASNSHGQLALAVNVNISFLAAGTCGDTLVATATEVGTPKRIGAYDVLVTNDRNNVVAHFNGIVYRKKELLPLAREEHATQS from the coding sequence ATGGACACCGAAACTGCCAAGACCTTTTTCAGCCGCGACCGGTACGCCGCTCTCAGCGGCATCGAGATCCTGGAGGCGGCACCAGGCTTCTGCCGAACCTGCTTGCGAGTAGAGGAAAAACACCTGAATGCGGCGGGAGTGGTTCAGGGTGGGGCCATTTTCACGCTGGCCGACCTGGCCTTCGCGGTCGCCTCCAACAGCCATGGTCAACTGGCCTTGGCGGTCAACGTCAACATCTCTTTTTTGGCGGCCGGCACATGCGGCGATACCCTTGTCGCCACCGCCACCGAAGTGGGAACCCCCAAAAGGATCGGCGCCTATGATGTTCTGGTCACCAACGACCGGAACAACGTGGTGGCCCACTTCAACGGCATCGTCTATCGCAAAAAAGAGCTGCTGCCGCTCGCCCGAGAAGAACACGCTACTCAATCGTAG
- a CDS encoding KamA family radical SAM protein, with protein sequence MDWKEQLQNHVNTLDRLRQYIDPTDEEVKAIETMKTKWGTTPHYAALMDRKDPACPIRRQVVPSLQEQVNRYGIQNYLIWKENRNTEEHRPDSIARQYHDKIAFTVTDICANYCRHCFRKELVVDRALELRFDVDEGLAWIRKSPEIRDVLITGGDPFLLSNDRIDYLIRKIREIPHVEMIRFGTRTVIALPQRMEDGLLKVLGGMHRVPIWINTQCNHPKELTPETAEAVYKLMGCGINVGNQAVLLKGINDDVDTFKQLHLKLLQFRIRPYYVFYCEPAPGIDHFRTPVEKGAELIRDAIRGHTTGLAQPMYVVATNVGKIPLMPDYYIKERNEHEYTLVNYKGQVTKLPNIPE encoded by the coding sequence ATGGATTGGAAAGAACAATTACAGAATCACGTCAACACCTTGGATCGCTTACGTCAGTACATCGATCCCACTGATGAGGAAGTGAAGGCCATCGAAACCATGAAGACCAAGTGGGGCACAACCCCGCACTATGCAGCCCTCATGGACAGGAAGGATCCGGCCTGTCCGATCCGGCGACAGGTGGTGCCGTCCTTGCAGGAACAGGTGAATCGTTACGGCATTCAGAATTATCTGATCTGGAAGGAAAATCGCAACACCGAGGAGCATCGGCCCGACTCCATCGCCCGGCAGTATCATGACAAGATCGCCTTTACCGTCACCGACATCTGTGCCAATTACTGCCGCCATTGCTTCCGCAAGGAACTGGTGGTGGACCGGGCCCTGGAACTGCGCTTCGACGTTGACGAGGGATTGGCGTGGATCAGGAAGTCGCCGGAAATCAGGGACGTGCTGATCACCGGTGGCGACCCCTTTCTCTTGTCCAACGATCGCATCGATTACCTGATCAGGAAAATACGCGAGATACCGCACGTGGAGATGATCCGCTTCGGTACCCGCACCGTCATCGCCCTGCCCCAGCGCATGGAAGATGGCCTGCTCAAGGTGCTCGGCGGCATGCACCGGGTGCCTATTTGGATCAATACCCAGTGCAACCACCCGAAGGAATTGACGCCGGAGACCGCCGAGGCGGTCTACAAACTCATGGGCTGCGGTATCAATGTGGGCAACCAGGCGGTGTTGCTCAAGGGGATCAATGACGATGTCGACACCTTCAAGCAGCTGCATCTCAAGCTGCTGCAGTTCCGCATCCGGCCCTATTACGTCTTCTATTGTGAACCGGCCCCCGGTATCGATCATTTCCGGACGCCGGTGGAAAAAGGCGCCGAGCTGATCAGAGACGCCATTCGCGGCCATACCACCGGACTGGCCCAGCCCATGTACGTGGTGGCCACCAATGTGGGCAAGATCCCGTTGATGCCCGATTATTACATCAAGGAGCGCAACGAGCACGAGTACACGCTGGTCAACTACAAAGGGCAAGTGACGAAATTACCGAACATCCCGGAATGA